The Drosophila simulans strain w501 chromosome 3R, Prin_Dsim_3.1, whole genome shotgun sequence genome contains the following window.
ACTCGTTGAACTAGGGGATGTCGAACTCATTCGCTCGTTTAAACTTCGAGTAGGGGGTGGGTTTTTCGGCGAGTGTACCGCCTAGCCGCAACCACCGGCGGGTCAGGGATAGGGGAGGTGCAGGGCCGCGGGCAGGAGCTCTCCGCTGGAGCGGCGCAGTGCGGTCTGGTCAGACTGGTTTATTCGTTTAGTAAATCTCAGACTCTTTGCTTTGGCTCTCCTCGCCGCTTTGAAGTTTCGCCGTGGCGGAGGGATGATGCATGTTCGCATCGCGGTGATTGGGAGAGAGCACGGGGGCAATGATGTGAGTGATTATATTTTGATTGCATTGCTCACTGTGGTTGGTTGTACGTACGGACCGCGGAGGACTGCAGACCTGGACGACTGCAAAACTGGAGGACTGCAGAGCTGCAGAGCTGGAGAACTGGGGACGGCATTGCTCACTTAGTACAATAACCGGCACGTCGTCTGCCAGTCTGCTGAAACAGTAATTTTTTGTGTGCCGTGTTCTTCGTTTGTTGTCGTTTGTTTTGTTCCCGCTCTATCGCTATCTTCGCCCCAAGTTCGCCCCAAGTCCGCTCCAGCTTTAtagcccaccaccaccatcaccaccaccgccgctcACGTATTCGCATTCAGCTTTTGATGGTAATTTGCCAGGCAGGCGGAGGGCGGCAGGGCGCACAGTCGGATGGGGAAACCTCAGTGAGAGTGCTTTTCCTTCCATCCAGTCCAGAGTGCCAgagtgccagtgccagtggcaGAGCAGAGCTGAGCTGCTCcagtggtagtggtggtggcgAAGCCAGTGTCGTCGCCGGAGCTTATAACGAGCGTAGTTCTTGCGCAGAGTTTATTGCCGACAGTTGGCGCGATCTTGTTTGCCGTCGCTTCTTGTCGCTATCTCGTCCATATCACACATCGCCATGCCGCATCGCCACCGTGCCCCCAATGGATGTTCCTTGCTAGCAGTTCCTCTAACTGTTCCCGCTTCTGTTCCTGCGACGGCACGCGGCACTGCTCCTCAATACGGCGCATGCATTTAGGATATTCATACGTGTGACGGACGAATAATACGGAGTGATTAGCAAGTGCTTGAGTGCATTCATAAATCAAGTTAGCCCGCAAATATGTAACACTGTGATGTGCGGAGCAAATTGAGCCGAAAACATTGTGTAATAATGCCCCGGCCCTCGCGAGAATCCTACGGCGAACAGAAGCCCCCCTATTCGTACATTTCGCTGACGGCCATGGCCATCTGGAGTTCGCCGGAGAAAATGCTGCCGCTCAGCGATATCTACAAGTTTATCACGGACCGATTTCCGTACTACCGCAAGAACACCCAGCGCTGGCAGAATTCGCTGAGGCACAATCTCAGCTTCAACGATTGCTTCATCAAGGTGCCCCGACGGCCGGACAGACCCGGCAAGGGAGCCTACTGGGCACTGCATCCGCAGGCCTTCGATATGTTCGAAAACGGCAGCCTGCTCCGGCGGAGGAAGCGCTTCAAGCTGCACAAGAACGACAAGGATCTGCTCAACGAGGAGCTGACTGCCCTGGCGAACCTCAATAGGTTCTTCTTCACCACCCGCAACGGAGGCAGTGCAGCGCACATGTCGCCGCTGGACATGAACAATGCGGCCGCCATGAGACTGGATCCACTGCCCAGGAGCACGGCACACATGCCTAATTCCCTGGGTCCAGGTGTGCCACTGCCGCACGTAATGCCCGCCTCCATGTCCGGTGCGGATCACACGAATCTGGCGGACATGGGACTGACCAATCTGCCCGCGCTAACCAGTTCCGAGATCGAGGGTCCGCTGAGCCTGCGACCCAAGCGATCCTTTACGATAGAGAGCCTGATCACGCCCGACAAGCCGGAACATCCGtcggaggacgaggacgacgaggatgacCGCGTCGACATCGATGTGGTCGAGTGCAGCGGTATGAGCCGCTATCCCACAACGCCCGCCGCCTCCGAGGAGTATCTGTCCGCCAGCCGATCGAGCCGGACGGAGGATCCCCTGCCGCCGATGCACACGATCAACGCCGGTGCCCACGTGCCCTTTCTGCACTACGCCACGGGCGCCAATGTGGCCGGACTGCCAGCGACGGGAATTCCCAGCAGCCCCACCACCTACGAGCTGGCCATCTCGCATCCGCTCTTCATGATGGCGGCGCCCATTGCCAACATGCACAACATATACTACAATAATGTTACCCTCGTCGCTCCGGCGCAGCAATATCGGAGCCCCGAGGTGCAGAATAGAATAGACAACGATATGCGTACGATATAGATAAGTGGCAACAAGCAGGGTAGTAACGAAACACACCTATGTACTATATAGCATTATTTATGaacgatatatgtatatgtatatttatgtatgtatatccatCCAAACGTAGTTCCTTTTGTATTAAGATTAATTGTAATAGGACCAAAACATATGGTATACATTCATAGGCGTAGAAAGGCttgtaaatacaattttattagcTTGTATCACATATCCGTACtagtaaattatttattttatttctatcgAACCTAGTGCATAGATCGATCCTTTTGTGaagaatataaacatttaaacaacTTAAATAAGTGTTTATCTGCGAGAAATATCGAGTGGAAACAGTGAATATTGTGAGTGTAAGTAAAGTTTAGTTTTCATTCCTTTTTCCAACTTTAAGAACATCACCGAGCTTTATAAATGATCCTAATAGATATATACTCGAGTTGGTATTGGTATCGACCGACAATCAAATGCTTAATCCAGtctatatacatttttagatAGAATCGCTTAAAAGAGGAAACAGGGTTAAACTTCTTTGGTTATATCTGTAGTTTTTCAGAAAAGCCATTtagattataaatattttagaaatattccAAATCTTTTGAAAGCTTTTAGCAAAATCCTCTTTCGAAAAACGGGTTTCTTCTACTTTCAAAAGtaatagttatatattttgctgtcttttaaaaagaaatgcgGTAAATAACGTCATTTAAGGTTTGGTTATATTTTAATCGAAACGTGGAACGTAATTATTTTGaggaattatttttattccgcTTCTCCCTTAATTTTTActaacttgtttttttttttaataatgtcTTTGGAACGATTTAATTTAGCGAGTGATCCGTGGTATCAAGATTTCCTTTTTAGCCTCTAATAACTAGCAGATCCCCTaattctgaaaaaaaaatatcaccACTATTGCCTTTTTCGCCTTGTGATAATTTTGTGGAACGCGTCGGTCCTTCCTTTCTTGATGAAATAAACACATGTCTGCATTTAACAAGCAGGACGcgtgaaatttaaaacactttcaGGTTATTAACATGAAGGCAGCAATAATAATGAGGAGCGCAGGGAACGAGGCTAATGAATACAACAGCTGAGttatttggccataaatacacacatgcacataatCGCTTCGAGCCGTTTAGCGTTTCTTAGCCTCCTTATTAGCCATCCTTCTAGGCCTTCTTCCGCTCGCCACTCATATTCTTAGCAAAAACAAACCAGCAATTAATGATTTAAAGGAGTGAATAGCGAACAattttttactatttaaaaatgtattaactACTCTTCAACATGTGATTTTCCAATAAGGATCTTAtgaaatataagaaaattgTATAGTAGAATATTTAAGGGATTGGAGCTCAAATACCTTTCATACGAAAAATTGTAGTATTAATCGAATAATCAAGGTTTTGAGTTTATCCCTAGATTGCTATCCTATGATTTGAGAACTACGGAATTTTGATTATATCGCTGCCAATTAAATGTGGTTActgattttgcattttttaaaaattaacacatttaCAAGAAACTTGTTTTACTTGCGTGACACAAGTTTAAGGCTTAGCGAATAATAAGTACATATTTACATGAATTAGTTAAGCGAGACCCTAAGTaatcaaacaattttcgaTGCTCGATTGCCATGCGTGCACAAAATCCAATTACTAATGGGAAAATTAGCTTGGAATAAGGTAAGTTTATATAAATGATTGGCAACAAAAGTTTCGGGTCCAAATTATATTACCTATCTACAGTGTAGATTAACTAAAAACCAAGCTCGAAAGTATAAAACTACATATTGTTTtcacaaaaagtttttaagctAGTCTGATGAAGTAGttagcttttaattttaaacaattttcttgtaagaagaagaagacccGCCTTTTGCAAGTGTTGCAAAATCTTCATATATGATATCACGTTccattaaacaaaaactaaatctTTATGGTGGTACCGGGCCGTCGGAAGACCAGCGGTTTGCccgatttaattatatttgcttaGGTCAAATTAGTGGAGTCGGAGTATTAGCGGCAACATGAAAGTAGTCCAATCTTTACTTTCAACTCCAGCTGCGAGAAGAATTATGCTGTAATAATTAGTTACAAGCCCAACAATATGCTTTAGTGTTATAAATGGCTTCTTGGTTCTGTCATTACTATTTACCTAAATATTTaccgtgaaattaaaaatatttgaggTCTTTCAATAAACAATGTCCATTAAGCACTGAACCATACTTAGATTTCAGTTAATCATTAATATTCAATGGAAATTCAACTTCACTTCAAACATAACGAGGTACTGTTGCTGTCGATCCATTCAATATATTacttattctttttttttaattgggCAATGccttttaaaaagaaattattggTTTGCCAACAAATGTtctttaaataagtaaaagaACAcagttaaataattaatttcttcatgagttttttaattacttcTGCTTTCCCATTTACGTTTTAAAGTTGTAAAAACAGTATAATATAGTTGTATTAATCCAAAACgaagatacattttttaatgtaGACGCCATAAGTTAGGCaacaaatttttaacaaaGAAGAACATCCATAATTGAGCAAAAAACTGagattttagaaaatattaaacactACCAAAACTTCTGTAAGCTTTACAATGTTTTTCAGATGGAGAATCTTATATAAATGTTAACCCTAAATTGTAAATGAGTTTATAGCCTTGTAGTAAAACGTATTTGATCAAATTACAACTATAATTATACTTACCGATTTAAAAAACGttctaattaaataaatctaagATAGGTAGTAGtgcaatagaaataaaatttattcgaGTGTTTCATTAAGATGAAAAACTGAGATTAAGAAATGTGTAGAAACGGACGGACCGGAAAACGGACATACTGTTGATActaatatatacttatataaacTATAATATATTCTATATGTTATTTTAATAGTTTACCTAACTAATTTTATAGCTTAGAAGCTATTCACATttctcaatttaaattgatttgtttctaTAGACTCTACAATAGACATTATCTACGATTTCAGATGGTGACGATGCACTAGCAACTGATCTTCCATCGGTTGTTTACTTTATGGCGTGGCAAAAGCTGTGCTCATAATCCTTTGTAGTTTGGAGCCAAAAGAgattcatttgcataatcGCTGTTGCCTCGAAAGAAGATCGGTAAACAGCTTAAAGAGATCGGGGCAGAATAAAATTACAGGTACGATGAAGGGTCTGTgttgaaattataaaattcgATACACTTAATTTGCTTTCAGAACGACTTTTAAGCATACATACTTATGCAGTTTATGTAGGCAGCTTAACTTTTTCAGAACCCTAACTGGTATTAAGGATATTTTGCACATAAAGAGCATCCTTAATGTGGTCATGTGGTGGCAAGTGCTCCACCAGATATATAAGCAATATGAATTATATATGAAGATAGTACTCGGCTTGCTCAGCAGAGCTGAAACCTTTGGAATTGAAAGAGGATCCCCGAAGCTAATTGAGATCAGGTCACAAGCTCAAGCTCCATGGAGTCCCAATGACTGCagtcagttggccaaaacaaccATGCCCCACGCAAGGGTATAAAAAGGTATGCTGGCTTAGACAGTGGCTTTAAATTATCGCCACGGGTGTTCTACCAGTCGGCTCTCTTAGCAGTTGGAAGCCTTTATAGAAATCCATTAACAAAACCATCATGCTTTTTGTTATTGCCGGCACATATCAAAGGCGCGTTTCAAAAGGTTGTGAATACTTAGAGTGATCGGAACGAATAGTAATCGGTACTTTGTCACGAGCCCATCTGTACTTCGGCCGATTCAAATGAGTGTTTTGCTACGTTTACGTTGGCTTTTGTGTGCACAAGATGGCTAATGATATTTGTAGCAGTTAAGCGGATATTAATTTGTATCTGTAAATAAAAGGGTGAAGGCATAATTATAAAAGAGCGCTGCGACTTCAAAGGAAATGCTCACTTGGGCAGCCAGAGGCTATGGATTTTCTTTGGAGCCACAAAACACTTAATTTTTCCGTTTATCCTATACTATTTGGGTAATATAAcgaatatataatttatcgaAGCTGATTGTGATTTCATTAAACCACAttaaacacacacaggcaaaAAGGCTGCAAAGTCATCTCGGCTGGGAAAAGGGGCACGAACTCATAAACAGTAATGATACAATAAATCAACACGGTGCGTAAAACATCACTTCCTAAAAGGATCGTCATGGTGTTGTGGGCCAGCATTAACAAAATGACTCTGGTCTTTACGTTAGGGGATGCTCTGTATATGCTCGGCATTCCAAGCGATGGGGTTGCCGTCGGATTTGGCAAAAATCTTGTGGCCAGAATTGGTTTTACGACACCCACTTGCCGCAGAAAGCTAATGAGCCGCAATGGCAATTGGCCGGCCCATCGCCATTGTATTTATTGCCACAAGTGTCACGTGTCCACTTGATTGAGGCAATTTGGCTGCGGcattatttgccattttttacAAAGCGCTACAAGCGCAGCAGCCGAGTTATTTGtacaattttgaattattatgCCATAAAATGTTTTGCACGACTCGAGCGTTTCAAGCCGCGATGTCGACGGCTACGCCTAATAAAACAATGCGAtggaataatttcaaaattgtacTGCGTACGCTGAGTAGTCGAAATGCATCAGCATCAGTTAGTTAGCCAAAGTGTTTATAAGGCTCCAATTTGATACCTCCCCATCCGATGCGGCATGATGAAAATGTGGCAAGTAGGCTTTATCTGACTTTATTAGAGCAGTACCCAGCCCGCTTTGATCGTCTGAAGTTCCCATGCGATCGATCTGAAGACTCGGCGGTGCAGGCATATGTTGAAGTATCTGGCCCCTGCGGCTCCGACTTATCCGTCAGTGGAGCAGAGCACGGAGCATGGAGCAGGGAGCACAAGACACACGAGTTGAGTGGGCAAGGCGGCGCAGCGGCTAAGTAGCTTCAACACCGAAAACTAGTTTCACACACAGACTAGCTTGCACTCGAGCTCGGCTCGGGTGTTGATGCTGATTAACCATATTTATacttaaaaaattgaaaagggtTTTTAAGTGGTCCGGGCAAGTGTTGACCAATTTGCAGATACCCTCTACCGAAATAGGCGAGTAATTGTGGAAGCTTAGaaagcagatacagatgcagatgcagattgCGATGCGAATCGATTAAAAGCAGAGCTTTGATGACAGACGGGCATGGGAAGTGAGGAGTGAGCTACGTTGGCCTAAACCCCATATTATGCTGgttattataaaattgtattaactAAATCGAGCGAAAGGCAGAGGTGCAAAGACGGGGCCGAAAAGCAAATGGTTCTAACAGCTTACTTTGTATTTAAGCACGAACTGTGCGAAAATCACCATCCTACCAAAGACCAACTACCAAAGACCAACCAAGCGAGCAACCGACCATCGCAGCATCACCATCTAAAGGTATTTCTTGATCGAAAGAGGAGCGGGCCAAAAGCGGAGAAGGCCGGCAGAGGAGGCTCGGTATAAGAATACCGCACCGCCACTCTGTCTCGCAAAGTCAAAAGcggcatttttaaattggtagTCAGATCTCAGTTTCTCGGTTCGTAGAAAGGAGCTCGAGCCCGGGCCATTATGGCTTCCATCGAAGTGATTTTTACTGTGGCCGCTTGTGCGCGGCCTGTTTGTTAGCCTGATGTCTGAGCACACCTCTTATTATACTTACCACACCACCACGCACACCTCTGCGAATTATAAACGTCTGTGTGCCGGCAACTAGCGGCTGttcaaattgcaaaatatacAATGCGTTCCTCCTCCTTCATCGTCCAGTCCaacactccactccactccagtccagtccagtccacGCAACTGGGCgaaacaccaaacaccacaccgagtttaatttgatttcgattcAGCGCTTTAGCTTCAGCAGTCGGGCATCGGGCATCGGGAATCGGGCATCAGGAATCTCTGGCTTGCCAGGCGGCCTAATCATTTACCCAGCTCCATATCCAGTGCGGAGCATCATCATACCGGGAACATCCAGGCCCCTCTGTCATGAATAAGGTTATGATTTAAATGCGCTGCGATGGGTGCTGTGTGAATGATATAAGCCAGGCGAAGGAGCTGACGATGTTCATTCTCACCTCGTCGACACTAACGATTGAGCCGACCGATGCCCATTTAATAGGGGCAGTAggaaatccgaatccgaatccgccTCTGGGCTGCTAACTCCACTATCCATGGCATCTTCTGTCGACTGTTCTTACGTTCATTATCTGAAGGAAAAAGTTCTTTAATCGGCTAATAGCACTTCTTTTGATCATAAATACATACGTAGAAGTTTAGAAAATATTATGCATATTATAtctcagtttttattttctattagcGTTTAAGCTTAAGTGACTTTTTtctatacaaataaatatctaacataataaaaacttttctttccCAATCATAGAACTCTGCTTATAAAATGCCTGAAAAACTAGGTATATGTTCCTTTTTGAACATACCAATAAAGTTTTGATCTATTGATCCTGTAAACTTAGAAATCTGCTTGGGTTTTAGCTTCATGTTTTTAGAACCTACGTGTTATATGAACCGCATAGAGTGATTTTGCAGaccaataaaacaaatgaGCGGACATAAAATCGAAAGCTTGATGCCAGCAAAATTCCAACCGGGCAGGATGCCTCAGATTTCCCATGTTGCAGGTAGAAGCATGAACACTGCACTTAAGCTTTGTCGGGAAGATTCACTCGGATACACATGCGTATATACGTACAAGCCTGGCCATAGAGACATACAGACATCCTCGGGGTAAACACAACTCAACTCCTCAAATTAGTGTGTTAGCCTTCAATAAATTGGCGGCCTGTTGTGTTCAAACATTTATTCCTGGCGAGTATAAAGCAATACAAAGCCGGCAAGATCCCAACACataggaaaaataaatactgaCGGTTATTATCCCGACACCAACAGAGATCTTGTCTTCGCACCCGATTTTTTatcatttctttcttttttttgggacgTACAGTGCCCTAAATCGATATAATATGGCTAAATATGTTATTTGATGGCCAAAAAAAGGCA
Protein-coding sequences here:
- the LOC6740495 gene encoding fork head domain-containing protein FD4; this translates as MPRPSRESYGEQKPPYSYISLTAMAIWSSPEKMLPLSDIYKFITDRFPYYRKNTQRWQNSLRHNLSFNDCFIKVPRRPDRPGKGAYWALHPQAFDMFENGSLLRRRKRFKLHKNDKDLLNEELTALANLNRFFFTTRNGGSAAHMSPLDMNNAAAMRLDPLPRSTAHMPNSLGPGVPLPHVMPASMSGADHTNLADMGLTNLPALTSSEIEGPLSLRPKRSFTIESLITPDKPEHPSEDEDDEDDRVDIDVVECSGMSRYPTTPAASEEYLSASRSSRTEDPLPPMHTINAGAHVPFLHYATGANVAGLPATGIPSSPTTYELAISHPLFMMAAPIANMHNIYYNNVTLVAPAQQYRSPEVQNRIDNDMRTI